The Choloepus didactylus isolate mChoDid1 chromosome 15, mChoDid1.pri, whole genome shotgun sequence genome segment AGTTCAGTGTGTGGGTTCATCAAAGTTCTGAAGTTTCAAAAGACAGCTCTACCTCATTAGATGCCATTGTAGAATTTCTTAATTATCACAATGAGGTTGACATTGTAGGAAATAGTCAAGCTACTTCTCCATGTTTACACCCTACTTAACCTTCAAAAAGTTGCAGAAATGATTCGAGAAGGATAtgattctgttttctctgttGTGAGATGCCATCAGTTTCGacagagtgaaattcagaaagGAGTTCTTGAAGTGACTGACCCTCTGAATTTAAATCCTGCTAAGCGACCCCTTCGACAAGATTGAGatggaaaattatatgaaaatggctcattttattttgctaaagGACATTTGATAGAGATGGGTTTCTTACAGGTGGAAAATGGCCTACTATGAAATGCGAGCTCAGCACAGGGTGGATCTGGATGTCTAGATGTGGATATTGATTGGCCTATTGCAGAACAGAAAGTATTAAGATACGGCTATTTTGGCAGAGAAGTTTAAGGattaaggaaataaaactttGTGTTTTCAGTATTGATGAATGTCTCACCACTGGCCACATATATGTATCAGAAGACCAGAAAGAAATAATATCTTCTGATGTACAAGATGCTATTGGGAAAAgcttattaatgaaaaataatattgagGTGAGGTTAATCTCTGAAAGAGCCTGTTCAATGCAGACACTCTCATTCTTAAACTGGATTGCAAAATGGAAGTTAGTATATCAGACAAGCTGGCAGTTGTAGGTGAATTGAGAAAAGAAATGAGCCTGTGCTGGAAAGAAGTAGCATATCTTGGAAATGGAGTGTCTAATGAAGAATGTTTAAAGAAGGTGGGCTTAAATGGAGTTCCTGCTGCTGCCTGTCCCAGCGCCTGGAGGCTGTTGGATATATCTGCAAATGTCATGGTGGCCGTCGTGCCACCCAAGAGTTTGCAGAACATATTTTCCTACAAATGGAAAAGGTTAATAATGCGTGCCAAAAATGGAAAGTAGTATAATGTTGGGAAAGAAAATACAGCCTTCCTCAgccattttgctttcattttaagtATAATTCCATGTGATAATGTTACAGAGGGTATGATTTGATTTGTGATatatcttaatatcttttatagaGAAGTCTTCTCAGATTGTCATTCCAAAACCTTCTAGGAAATAATTGTGCTCTACTTTTCTCTATATGCAAGATAGAAATTGATTATAGTTCTTTCTCAGATTTTTAGTAAGTAAGAGCATCATCAAAATTGACTATATTGTACCCTGTAaaactgtgtgtttgtgtgcttttAATGATGctgggattttatttatttggggacAGTGTATCTGGTAATACATGCCCTTCATTCCCTTCATTCAagtaataaaattacatttcacacatacactaaataaataaataataaaaaagacatttaCTTTGCCAAAGAGAAATACGTTGTACTACTTCAtatacttttaataaaaatatgaaatgagtATTATTTAACATGTAGAAACCActaatatatttaatgtaattaattgataatttaaatattatcaaTATAATTGTTCAGTCTAACCCcccctcaattaaaagatatgatATTATTATTCCTAAAAGCCTCATTATTATCTTTTTAGCTCTTTGATATTTAATATGGAGTTCTATTGCATTTGACATGAACCGCATGTATTTCTGACTATCTgttttgtctccatttatttCTCCAATAAACAGATGTCATTGGGGTCATGTGTGTAACCAGAGGAATACAAATGGATAATTTAAGTTATCTACAGTTCACAGTACCTGTTTACTGGAGGTTTGGTTGGCCTAATAATCAGTTTATTACTTTGTCTTAACTGGAAAATCATCTCTTTTTATTAGTTTCAAGCTGATAACAAATGTTTATGCCATATTATTGCTTACTGGCAATAGGCATATGGAGTCATTTCTTAAATTgttactgatattttcaaagttttttaGTACTTTAATAGTTCTAACTAGAGACTAGAATGTCTTACTGTATTTGAAGGTGAAAAGAGGTGAAGAGTTCAAACAAATGCCCCTTCAGATGGCTATTTGATGctacccctttcttctccttggttATTCCCCCCCTCCCGCCACTTTGGTAGATTTTGGTTTGCTTAATATGGTCCTGCTCTCTTTTGTCATTAGTCTTCTAATGTTTGTAACCACTTTGGCATAGTCTTTTTTTTCTAGGGACCTCCAGGGAGAGTCTGTTAAAGTAATTGCATGGTGGCCTTAGTACCTTCAGTCTTGAGGAACAGTTTACTCACCTCTGTGGTGATTTATTGTGGAAACGTCCAGTTAACTTTAAAGCCTGGGACATTTGGCTTAAAGCAACCAACTGAGATGGCCTGTTTATTTTAAGCATGCTACAATAAATAAGAACTTAATGTAATGTATCTCTGTAAGGATTAATTTTTAGCGTCAGTGTCTTGATTGTTTTCATAGCGAGTCAGCCTTATGCCCTCAtgggccccctcccctctttGAGTCAGTGAGTTTTGCTTTGTTCTCCGTTGCTCCCAGCACCACTATAAACTGATCCCTGACTGCTGACTCTGTGCAGCTGACATCCAGTGCTGGCCAAGAAGGATGTGAAAAGGTGAAGGAAGAGAACAAACCCAAGGGATGCAGTATAAATAGTTCCGCCCTTTCTGCTGGAGAAGTTAGAGATAACATGTAGATTGTATTTGTACGGGCAGATAAAATCAGTTTatcttagtaaaaaaaaaaattgtcagtgaAAAATGGTCCTTTAAAATTCATGTTTCAAGGCCCTttgccattttcagcccacagtatTCAATAGAcaatgtgtatgtgtgagtgtgtgagaatATGTATTTGTAACAACCACCCTGTGTCAGTACCTGAGCAATAGACCCTGCCTCATATATCTGTAAGATCTGGGCCATTGAAAGATAACCTTAAGATTCATAATCTTTTAGCGAAGGGCCAAAAGTAATGGAAATTGGTTCTTCTGATTTGTGCAGAATGTAACCACACATTGAGCTCCAGAGAATTGTGTGCGAGGCATAATGGCTTTAAGAACTTGGCTGTCTTAGGCTTCTGTGCTTGGAACACCTCTTTTTCATTAATGTTCGCGGCAACATTTCAAATTTGTTTTACCTTCAGCCGTCATTCAAAAGgatgttgatttttaattttaccaaATCACTGTTCACTCTTGGGTAAGGTAAATTAGAACATTTTCCACGTATCGGCCACAACAGAGCTTTGgttaaacagaaaaaataaactttcaaaacattttatacTGAAACTTCAACATACGTATTAAAGGTTGATTAGCATTAACTAAACATATTGacctatttttgtttaaataattagaatttcACTTCAACTGAGAATATGATCATCCTTCTAAACCTTATTTATCTGCTGGTAATTTTAATTCTTGACAGAGATACAGTACTTTGATACCTTTATTTTAAATCCTTTCCCAGGTCAAGTGTGGAAACATGGCACATGGCTTtccttaaaaaatactttaaaatttgggGTATTGTTCCTTAGATCACAATTAATATCTGAATGCTTTATGGAGATTAAAACAACATGCTTATAAAAATCATTCTGTCAAGCTCTCatatataagattttaaaaacttaGTCAATTAAGGCAGGAACTTTTTTTCTACAATAAGTCAGCACTTTAAACTTTTCTTTCCCCCTGATTAATTTTAGACCTCATTTAGTGCTTACTGCCtgtatcatttttttgtttgcattATCAGTCTTGTATGTCTCATGAATTCACTTAAacattgcaatttattttttccattagaaaaaaaaaaaaacacgtacTTGCCATATTAAAGCATAATAAGTATCTAAACAGCCCAGTTGGAACTTAACTTTTATTAATTAAAGGGGTGGCATTTATTCTTGCTAATGTTGTTTTTGATTTTAACAGCCTCAAGTACTACAGCCTTCCAGCAGCCTTCCCAGACCCACAGACCACGCCCAGGGAAAACTAACAAAGCTGCAACACACCGAGGCCCACAGTGAAAGCACGCTCCAGGGTGTGCAAGAGGGCGTTGCACGTCTGGACGAAAGCTGCACACATGGCTTGCAAGAAGAAAGCAGTTACGGTCTGGATGACCAGCCTTTTTCATCAAGCCCACAGTTCACTAAGGATGTGGCTAAGGGGACACCTTCTGAAGCAGACTTGAACATGACCGTGAATGCTCCAGAGCCTTATCATTTGGCAAATAATAAAGTTATTGACATGCAGTTTGTACCCACTTCTCATCAGACCCTCCCCCAATCAAGTAGAGTAGACCAGGCTCATAGAGGTGGAAGAAATGAGTCTTCACCGGTGGGCTACACATCTCAGCCCAAGTCTTTGCAGCTCTTAAAGCCATCCATCTTGAATTCTTTGGGACCACCTCCAGTTTCTGAGTCATCTCCAGATAGGACCGCCACTTGTAAGAAGTCACTGATAATCACACCATGTAATTCAGCCAAACTTCAGCCAACATCTTGTCAGACAAATCTTACCAGTAATCTGAATCTGAAAGTGTCTAAGCTCCGCCCCCCTTCCAACTCTttcaaacagaaacaaataagCAACCCCCGACAAGAGCCTCAAAACTTCCAGGCCAAGACAAGCATCCCAAGACCACTAACACGAAGAAAAGAAATCATGCAGAATCCGAATGGCGATTTGCATTCTGGAGATTGTTTGGCCTCTAATCGCTATTCTCGTCTTCCTAAACCAAAGATACATTAAGTACATAGCCATCacctaccaatttttttttttttaaacaaactcaTCTGTTCTGTAATAGCTTTACCTGCATTTTGCTACCATGGTGGACATTCCATCAAAAGTCTGCAAATCTTAAATATTAAAACGTGGAAGCTTGTACTAGTTTGGCTCTTCCATTTCATATCCAGATTGAAGTGTACATACCATTTGAACATACTTGTCTCAGGTAAACACAAAAGTTTGCTTACTCATCTCAGTGGCCTACAGAGGCTGTAATCATGTTACCTATTCCTCTGCATATCAGAAAATTCATAATATTCCACTTAGCAGGCAAGAAATGGGCTTTGCCAATTTAGTCCTTTTAACGTTTACATTAATTGTGGTTATCAGAAACTTGCCCCTCTTCAGTTGTTGGTCCTGTGAATATGGCTCGTATTTTAATGAACAATGTTGGTGATAATGGAAGATGGTAGTCTGTAAGCAGAGTTCTGGCCAGTGTTTTGTACGTTTAAAAGGTCTATGCAAAAGCTTTATGATGAATAAAGGAGATAGGCTTTAGTGGGAACTtgatgtaaattttatttttccttgctaGGATCAACAAACTAATCTTGCTATTTATTCACTTACCAGACAAATTCTCCAGgttataaagaaataattttatgtttctttaacATCTTGACATACACATAGCACACACAACTCACACACCCACACCCTCACTGCATTTGTGCTGGTATTTGCTCCTTGGTAAATTTTGGAAAGAGAGCTTAAAATTCATCTTGAAGTCTGTACCTAAAGTTATATCCCTTTGTAAAATGTGTTGGTGCTAGAGTTTTGCTGGTAATTCAGTTCTGAACCCTATAGACTTATGGATCCAAGATAGCTGTTTTAAGGTTCTAccgcatatattttaaattaagtctTAATTGTAATATTtgtatttgttgattttctgcTAATCTGAAGTCTGAAATAATGGACTTGATACATTTGCACAAAGCTGATGGATACATAGGGATTTAAAGCTATTTTGTGTAACAAAACAAGTTAAAATGttttgagaaaaaattaaaatttaagtaaGACTGTCTTGAGAAAAGCTGGAATTCATAGTAATTTAGTTTATCTGAGTTTTCCAGGTTTCCTTATTATGTTGGTATatgtttaaaagataattttttgaaaagtagACAGGATTTGAGAAGAGAAATAGAGTTGGGGAGGGGAAATCGTGTTTTATTAAAAGGTATTAAACGGTATTTCAAAAGTGATATGCTGCTTTATTTTACTGTGTAGCAGAGAATCGCTGTGGAACCCCCAGGGACCATGTGTGCAGCCCCAATCATGCGTCAGGCTCTTGTTAGGACGTTCAGGAAGTTTGCCCTACGGTCTTCCTAAATCATGTCATTTTGAGGCTGTTCACCTGCAGCTGCTTTAATTGGGCTCAGTATCTTTCAGacagaaggcctctctgaggtcAATATTTGGTTTGATCAGCTGGCCAAAAATGCACCAAAAGGGGTTATAGTCCAAAAAGTTAGTTACTGAAATTTCTAGGGCTtccatagggaaaaaaatgtacatagAGCAAGTGCTTTACTGGAAACTTCAAAAGTGACATTTGCAACCATTTTGACACAGTCTTCCCTAACCTATCAGAGAACCATTCAAGTGACTTTGCCATTGATTGGACACAAACCGTTCACCCATGAATTTGATAATGGGTGATCAACACAAACTCAGCATCATATTCTCACTGGATAGCACTTCTGCCAGAGAAGCAGTTCAGAAAGTTCTTCACATAGTCCAGATATTGCTGGTGTCGAGTGATCAGACACATCAGTGGAGCACTCGTTTATTCACAGAGACAAGCCGTGATGACTGCCGCTATCAGTGGGCATAAGTGGTCTTTCATTTTGAAGGACATACTGAGCTTGTGCATTGCAGATGGGATGCTATCATTCTATGTTTCCCTAAAGTAAAACATGCTGATGAATTAGTAGCTTCTTGGTTAATTGGTATAGACTCTTATGAAACATTATTTACAAGTTGGCCTTTATCTTTAGGGAaaaaatttcatattaaaatttttttaacccCATAGTCTTTATTGTCTATTATATACAAATGTTGACTTCTGAAATTTGTTTATTCTCATCTTTTTTCCTGACCTATGTTTTCTCCTTGATGAATTTGCAGAAATATTAACTCATCAGTGCAAACTTCTCTGTACCTCTGATCAGCCATAATCTTGGCAGAAGATCAGCATAATGATAAAGCATAATAtacttaagagaaaaaaaatctaggaTGCTTGCACAAAACAACAAACTAAGTATTTGCCTGCAGTTTTCTCTAAAAACTGCAAGAATGTCCTGCTAATCTGCCTTAGTCAGACAATGTTAAGTCAGAAATGGAAGTGGGGATGTAGTGCTACTGAATAATCAGCGAACACCCTCTCACGTTGCCCTTCATCTCTGGCTATTGCTTCTGTAAATAAACTCTGTGCCAAATCCTCCTCCACAGGAACTCAGATCACTTTTTCTCTTCATTCATGTGATATTGAGGAAGATGGTGCAGTGTGTGAATTCACAGTCCAGAGGTTGAAGTTTTATGGGGGTTGATTAAATGTCCCATTTGTGAAAGTGAACATCGAGGATGtggaattatatatttgactgtGAATGGGATGCCTATCGAATTCTTTAAAGAAGGCTTGGCCTAAGGAGTTAATCCGTAGAGGTGCAGATGATTTTAAGGCATTGAACAAAGGATTATATAGTTATATTATTTAGAATGTTTCTAATAACTGAGACCTTCTagcatttttcttttggagtctcattttcatttgtgcaGTATTTTCAGGCATAGCAACTACTGTTCATTGTATTTATATAGATGTTAAGGAATTTATTAAGCATTTTAACAAGTAAGAATCTGAATATGAAAAAGAATATCAGATTTGCACTTTAAATGAGCTTTATTGCTTGGAGTTGTGCCTGAAATATCAAAATGCCTCCTATTTGGGTATGGCTtcatttgttgaaatgaatttCTCTGTAACTGTTGCTGTTTGAAGATATCAGTACAGCCTTTCACAGAATTATATCCCTAGCATGTCACTTTTCCCATTAAAGCACTAAGTTTTCTTTCAATGTCCCATTGTCTCCTTACGTATTTTACTCAGTGCATCAAAGAGAATGTGATACAGCTATCACTTCTAAATGTTCCTGTCATGTGGTTGGTGTTACCGACACAGACGTGCACCCTTGGTTTCTGAGCTGAGTAGTCATATGGTTTACTGGTCTCTCTTGAATGGGGGATGCACTTTGGAATCACCAAAGAGGCTTGCAATGAAGAGTGATAGACTGCAGCACAGTTTACTCTCCATCTTACACCATAATTTTCACGTTGCTAAATTATTTGGGGTATAAGGTTATGTTTGCATGCTTGGAAGCCTTATGCACAAATCTGAAAATTAATTATAGCTGTAATATAAATCCTGATGCTTTTTTCTGAGGATGATGaccttgtttttcttaattctgatgcataaattaaatttttgaatGGTTTTTCCAcatctccctttcatttctgtgcTGCAg includes the following:
- the CCSER2 gene encoding serine-rich coiled-coil domain-containing protein 2 isoform X8, which produces MNRFDRSDRNARQSQEGFWKRPPQRWSAQEHYHLSHPGHYQHHGKSDLSRGSPYRESPLGHFESYGGTPFFQAQKMFVDVPENTVILDEMTLRHMVQDCTAVKTQLLKLKRLLHQHDGSGSLHDVQLSLPSSPEPEDGDQIYKNEDLLNEIKQLKDEIKKKDEKIQLLEHQLATRCNCHQKSKEEKCTYADKYTQTPWRRIPPQVLQPSSSLPRPTDHAQGKLTKLQHTEAHSESTLQGVQEGVARLDESCTHGLQEESSYGLDDQPFSSSPQFTKDVAKGTPSEADLNMTVNAPEPYHLANNKVIDMQFVPTSHQTLPQSSRVDQAHRGGRNESSPVGYTSQPKSLQLLKPSILNSLGPPPVSESSPDRTATCKKSLIITPCNSAKLQPTSCQTNLTSNLNLKVSKLRPPSNSFKQKQISNPRQEPQNFQAKTSIPRPLTRRKEIMQNPNGDLHSGDCLASNRYSRLPKPKIH